One segment of Fibrobacter sp. UWB10 DNA contains the following:
- a CDS encoding aminotransferase class V-fold PLP-dependent enzyme has protein sequence MSNQFSFDTLKLHAGYNPAEHNHAVSVPIYQTTAFTLDTVKRSDDLFYFDSAEALYTRLSNPTTDVLDARLTALHPGATGAVTLSSGMAAVTYSLLNATAGKGRILATARSYGGSFDSFEQIFGETGVKYDIVENPDDPANFEALVKEDTKVIYIESITNPNATILDIEAIANIAHKHGIPLIVDNTVATPYLLNPFDFGADVVVYSATKGLTGHGNVIAGAIVENGKFNWKNGKFPQFDGQPHFLVSQQGVPRSFYDVFPDTPFTGRIRAIHLNYLGGAIAPFNSYLVLLGIETLSERISKSVKSAEKIVEFLENRPEVAWVNHAHAKNSKYRALAAKYLPKGAGAILSFGLKKKDRASIIKFLEAVKVFSFQANIGDARSLIINPSTTTHIELPEHAQELADIHTETIRLSIGLEDVNDLIADLEQAFAAIQ, from the coding sequence ATGTCAAATCAATTTTCTTTTGATACGCTTAAGTTGCACGCAGGCTATAATCCTGCTGAACACAACCACGCCGTTTCGGTACCCATTTACCAGACAACTGCTTTTACGCTCGACACCGTAAAGCGTAGCGACGATCTGTTTTATTTCGACAGCGCCGAAGCACTTTATACACGACTTTCTAATCCGACAACGGATGTACTTGACGCGCGCCTTACGGCACTCCACCCGGGAGCAACCGGTGCTGTCACGCTTTCTTCGGGCATGGCAGCGGTTACGTATTCGCTTTTGAACGCCACAGCAGGCAAGGGCAGAATCCTTGCAACAGCTCGTTCTTACGGCGGATCTTTCGATAGTTTCGAACAAATCTTCGGAGAGACGGGCGTCAAGTATGACATTGTAGAAAACCCTGACGATCCGGCAAATTTCGAGGCACTCGTCAAAGAAGACACCAAGGTAATCTACATCGAATCGATCACCAACCCGAACGCCACCATCCTTGACATCGAAGCGATTGCAAACATCGCCCACAAGCACGGAATTCCGCTGATTGTCGACAACACGGTGGCAACCCCCTACTTGTTGAATCCGTTTGATTTCGGCGCCGACGTAGTCGTTTATTCGGCCACCAAGGGCCTTACGGGTCACGGCAACGTGATTGCCGGTGCCATTGTAGAAAACGGCAAGTTCAACTGGAAGAACGGAAAATTTCCGCAGTTCGATGGTCAGCCGCATTTCTTGGTGTCGCAACAGGGCGTTCCCCGCAGCTTTTACGATGTTTTCCCCGACACTCCCTTTACGGGCCGCATTCGCGCCATTCACCTGAATTATCTGGGCGGCGCAATTGCCCCGTTTAATTCTTACCTGGTGCTGCTTGGCATCGAAACTCTTTCGGAACGAATTTCGAAATCGGTGAAGTCCGCTGAAAAGATCGTGGAATTCCTGGAAAACCGCCCCGAAGTCGCTTGGGTCAACCACGCCCACGCCAAAAACAGCAAGTACAGGGCTCTCGCCGCCAAGTACCTCCCCAAGGGCGCCGGCGCAATCCTCAGCTTTGGCCTTAAAAAGAAAGACCGCGCCAGCATCATCAAGTTCCTAGAAGCCGTAAAGGTATTCAGCTTCCAGGCAAACATCGGTGATGCCCGTTCGCTCATTATCAACCCGTCGACAACGACCCACATCGAGCTCCCGGAACATGCTCAGGAATTGGCCGATATCCATACCGAAACCATCCGACTTTCGATTGGTCTTGAAGATGTAAACGATTTGATTGCCGACCTGGAACAGGCCTTCGCCGCAATCCAATAG
- a CDS encoding aminotransferase class III-fold pyridoxal phosphate-dependent enzyme → MSNNVSYVAGENAASYEKARKYNLFSFANAPHKDYKPFFVDHADGIYVYDGAGKEYIDIASELVNVNIGFNNRHIIEAVQKQVERLAYIAPRHAFAEAGELSELLIEKIAPKNFKKVLFTLGGSEANEFAIRFVKAFTGRDKIFSKYESYHGSTYGASSLTGESERASLFPTIPGFIKYPAPHLYGYDIKFKTEEEATKHFLSRLEYQIQQECPESVAAVFIESVTGSNGVYLYPKGYLKGVREICDKYGILMVCDEVMSGFLRTGEWFACQADGVEPDLITFAKGVNSAYAPLGGVLISEKIANYYEENAFTAGLTYNAHPLGVAAAIACIEEYFRLDVKGNVKKQEPILKKKLAELKAKHPSVGDVRSVGLFGAIEFSYSKDHKDVIRKNAAGEPFLGNFITKLRNDYGILTMGGGSTIIVAPPLIINEAQIEEIFARLDKAITEYADGLVK, encoded by the coding sequence ATGTCAAATAACGTTAGTTATGTGGCGGGAGAAAATGCCGCCTCATATGAAAAGGCACGAAAGTATAACCTGTTTTCTTTCGCAAATGCCCCCCATAAAGATTACAAGCCGTTCTTTGTAGACCATGCCGACGGTATCTACGTTTACGATGGTGCAGGCAAGGAATACATCGATATCGCGTCGGAACTGGTGAACGTGAATATCGGCTTTAATAACCGCCACATTATTGAAGCGGTGCAAAAACAGGTGGAACGCTTGGCCTACATTGCTCCGCGTCATGCCTTTGCCGAAGCGGGCGAACTCAGCGAACTCTTGATCGAAAAGATTGCCCCGAAGAATTTCAAGAAGGTGCTATTTACGCTGGGTGGCTCCGAAGCGAATGAATTTGCCATCCGTTTTGTGAAGGCGTTTACGGGCCGCGACAAGATTTTCTCGAAGTATGAATCTTACCACGGAAGCACTTACGGTGCGTCGAGCTTGACGGGCGAAAGCGAACGCGCTTCGCTGTTCCCGACGATTCCCGGATTCATCAAGTATCCGGCTCCGCACCTTTACGGTTACGATATCAAGTTCAAGACCGAAGAAGAAGCGACCAAGCATTTCCTTTCTCGCCTGGAATATCAGATTCAGCAGGAATGCCCGGAATCGGTGGCGGCTGTGTTCATTGAATCGGTCACCGGTTCTAATGGCGTTTATCTTTACCCCAAGGGATACCTGAAGGGTGTCCGCGAAATCTGCGACAAGTACGGAATTTTGATGGTGTGCGACGAAGTCATGAGTGGCTTCTTGCGCACGGGTGAATGGTTCGCCTGCCAGGCCGATGGCGTGGAACCGGACCTGATTACTTTTGCAAAGGGTGTGAACAGCGCTTACGCTCCGCTCGGCGGCGTGCTCATTAGCGAAAAGATTGCGAATTATTATGAGGAAAATGCCTTTACCGCAGGGCTTACCTATAATGCGCATCCGCTGGGCGTTGCGGCAGCGATTGCCTGTATCGAAGAATATTTCCGCTTGGATGTCAAGGGCAATGTGAAAAAACAGGAACCCATTTTGAAGAAAAAGCTTGCGGAACTCAAGGCAAAGCACCCCTCTGTAGGCGACGTTCGTTCTGTAGGCTTGTTCGGCGCGATTGAATTCAGTTACAGTAAGGATCACAAGGATGTTATCCGCAAGAATGCGGCTGGCGAACCGTTCCTCGGAAACTTTATCACGAAGCTCCGCAACGATTACGGCATTCTCACGATGGGCGGCGGCTCCACGATTATTGTGGCTCCTCCGCTGATTATCAACGAAGCCCAAATCGAAGAGATCTTTGCTCGTCTCGACAAGGCGATAACCGAATATGCCGACGGTTTAGTAAAATAA
- a CDS encoding ABC transporter ATP-binding protein, with protein sequence MMDILDKEKILKIRDVNRSFIDERTGEPRQILKDINLSVFEGEFISILGASGCGKTTLLRLIAGLDPVQEGKIILDGEPVHGPDSKRGYVFQQGCLFPWLTVEDNIAMGLKIRGVYKQNKDKVHDFIEKIGLGGFEKNFPHQISGGMAQRVAIARALINDPEILLLDEPMGALDSFTRADIQNLLLELRKERNTTMILVTHDIDEALYLSDRIVIMTPRPGRISEVLEIRDSFPRERGSAQFLEKRRNILERFNLARSNTAPEYVI encoded by the coding sequence ATGATGGATATTTTAGATAAAGAAAAAATCTTGAAGATTCGCGATGTAAACCGCTCTTTTATCGATGAACGCACGGGCGAACCGCGACAGATTTTGAAAGATATCAATCTTTCTGTTTTTGAGGGCGAATTTATTTCGATTCTGGGTGCATCGGGTTGCGGTAAGACGACGCTTTTGCGCTTGATTGCGGGGCTCGACCCGGTTCAAGAGGGCAAGATTATTCTTGATGGTGAACCGGTGCATGGGCCAGATTCCAAGCGCGGTTATGTGTTCCAGCAGGGTTGCCTTTTCCCGTGGCTCACGGTAGAAGATAACATCGCGATGGGTCTCAAGATTCGTGGCGTTTATAAGCAAAATAAGGATAAGGTTCACGATTTTATCGAAAAAATCGGTCTTGGCGGATTCGAAAAGAATTTCCCGCACCAGATTAGTGGCGGTATGGCGCAGCGCGTGGCAATTGCGCGTGCGTTGATTAATGATCCTGAAATCTTGTTGCTCGATGAACCCATGGGGGCGCTGGATTCGTTTACCCGTGCAGACATTCAGAACTTGCTTTTGGAGCTTCGCAAGGAACGCAACACCACCATGATTCTGGTGACCCACGATATTGACGAAGCGCTTTATTTGTCTGACCGTATCGTCATCATGACGCCGCGTCCGGGGCGCATTAGCGAAGTGCTTGAAATTCGCGACAGCTTCCCGCGTGAAAGAGGCTCGGCGCAGTTCCTGGAAAAACGCCGCAATATTTTGGAACGCTTTAATCTTGCTCGTTCCAATACGGCGCCGGAATACGTCATTTAG
- a CDS encoding ABC transporter permease, with translation MNIVLTISGFLIAFLVNLLFPQVAENVRIKEYVFGGFRVDDNLAYRLVLLAIIAYYAVYTVVLFARKASADKVAKFFAGAKFRFAVGLALAAWDILGTKLLFLPQPFFPGPAIIMDAFIGDTKFIWQNTLYSLRLFVAGFSVGVVTGVLTGVLIGWYPRARYWILPVLNICGVIPAVAWMPFALTLFPTSFAAATFLIAICSWFPVATMTADGVQGTPKSLFELSRTFGAGQLYQIFHIAIPHAMPQIFTGIMTAAAFGFTTLVMAEMMGQPGGLGYYINTSKVWSAYYKVFAAIVVMAVLFSAILKVVGVVQRYVLRWQKGVVR, from the coding sequence ATGAACATTGTTTTGACGATTTCAGGTTTCCTGATTGCCTTCTTGGTAAACTTGCTTTTTCCGCAGGTGGCCGAAAATGTGCGAATCAAGGAATATGTTTTTGGCGGGTTTAGAGTTGACGACAATTTGGCATACCGCTTAGTTTTGCTTGCCATTATTGCCTATTACGCGGTCTATACGGTGGTGCTGTTTGCCCGCAAGGCGAGTGCAGATAAGGTGGCAAAATTTTTCGCGGGCGCGAAGTTCCGTTTCGCGGTTGGCTTGGCTCTTGCGGCATGGGATATTCTCGGAACCAAGTTGCTGTTTTTGCCGCAGCCGTTCTTTCCGGGGCCTGCGATTATTATGGACGCCTTTATTGGCGATACCAAATTCATTTGGCAGAATACGCTTTACTCGTTGCGCCTTTTCGTGGCCGGATTTTCGGTGGGTGTAGTGACAGGCGTGTTGACGGGGGTACTGATCGGTTGGTATCCGAGGGCTCGTTACTGGATTTTGCCGGTGCTCAACATTTGCGGTGTGATTCCTGCGGTGGCGTGGATGCCTTTTGCGCTGACGCTTTTTCCGACTTCGTTTGCGGCGGCGACTTTCTTGATTGCGATTTGCTCCTGGTTCCCGGTGGCGACCATGACGGCCGACGGGGTGCAGGGTACGCCGAAGTCGTTGTTTGAACTTTCGCGCACTTTTGGCGCGGGGCAGCTGTACCAGATTTTCCATATTGCGATTCCCCATGCAATGCCGCAGATTTTTACGGGCATTATGACGGCGGCTGCGTTTGGCTTTACTACGCTCGTGATGGCCGAAATGATGGGGCAGCCGGGCGGTCTTGGCTACTACATTAACACTTCAAAAGTCTGGAGCGCTTATTACAAGGTGTTTGCGGCGATTGTCGTGATGGCTGTGCTGTTCTCGGCGATTTTGAAGGTGGTTGGCGTGGTACAGCGTTATGTGCTTCGCTGGCAGAAAGGCGTTGTGCGATAG
- a CDS encoding ABC transporter substrate-binding protein has protein sequence MKNNYKVYLTALLAFGFALLAGACGNEKAEKQEAPQAEKSQFKFGTLELPILDGSLCGAPFYVAKEKGFFAEEGIDAKLIAADGETRKLGLSKGTYALTNSDFQFFQAIENGVDIKIVDGIHIGCIKVLVKKGSPYKTAADLKGKKIAVDEIGGTPHQAASLWLSLGGVSTKPEDNQVQFLPYADGNLALEALEQGQIDAAAIWDPLASAYEKSGKADVIMDVAKDPVFDGRYCCFIYVSAKILKEEPAKIAALLRAIHKAEAWIAEHPEETVDIIAEGKYSEIEDKPLAVELIKSYVYTSLEQRKTLGRDVKGDLRYFSEQLKKIGYLTQDPDQFVANLYEEVDLNK, from the coding sequence ATGAAGAACAACTACAAAGTTTATTTGACCGCCCTGCTCGCATTTGGCTTTGCCCTGTTGGCCGGAGCATGCGGTAACGAAAAAGCGGAAAAACAGGAAGCTCCGCAGGCAGAAAAATCCCAGTTCAAGTTCGGTACTTTGGAACTCCCGATTTTGGACGGTTCCTTGTGCGGTGCGCCTTTCTACGTGGCTAAGGAAAAGGGATTCTTTGCCGAAGAAGGAATTGATGCCAAGTTGATTGCCGCTGATGGCGAAACGCGTAAGCTGGGCCTTAGCAAGGGCACTTATGCGCTCACGAATTCTGATTTCCAGTTTTTCCAGGCAATTGAAAACGGCGTAGACATTAAGATTGTCGATGGTATTCACATCGGTTGCATCAAGGTGCTTGTAAAGAAGGGTTCGCCCTACAAGACTGCTGCTGATTTGAAGGGCAAGAAGATTGCTGTCGATGAAATCGGTGGCACGCCGCATCAGGCTGCAAGCCTTTGGCTCTCGCTGGGTGGCGTTTCGACCAAACCCGAAGATAATCAGGTGCAGTTCTTGCCTTATGCCGACGGTAACCTTGCGCTTGAAGCTTTGGAACAGGGCCAGATTGATGCCGCTGCCATTTGGGATCCGCTCGCTTCTGCTTACGAAAAGTCGGGCAAGGCCGACGTGATTATGGATGTGGCGAAGGACCCGGTGTTTGACGGTCGCTACTGCTGCTTCATTTATGTGTCTGCCAAGATTCTGAAGGAAGAACCGGCAAAGATTGCAGCACTCCTGCGTGCGATTCACAAGGCCGAAGCCTGGATTGCTGAACACCCCGAAGAAACGGTTGACATTATTGCCGAAGGCAAGTATTCCGAAATCGAAGACAAGCCGCTGGCTGTTGAACTGATCAAGAGCTATGTGTACACTTCGCTGGAACAGCGCAAGACTCTTGGCCGCGACGTGAAGGGCGACTTGCGTTACTTTAGCGAACAGCTCAAGAAGATTGGCTACCTCACGCAGGATCCCGACCAGTTTGTCGCGAACCTGTACGAAGAAGTCGATTTGAACAAGTAA
- a CDS encoding iron-containing alcohol dehydrogenase produces MIDFEYYNPAKIVFGEHSEQKLKSLLAAYGVKSLQLVYSGDFIKALGIYDVIKDAVKELGIRFSENGNVVPNPSIDLVRELVKQGKENQVDFVLAVGGGSSIDTAKAVALGIPYDGDVWDFFEKGISPKQVLPIGVIATTASSGSETSNAAILSSGEWKLGFEDDRIIPKFAIMNPKYTVGLPAYQTFVGIADVLSHLLERYFSDEKYSDTTDYLIEGAIRALLVNADKLLKDQKDVNARGEIQWLASVAHGGFLDAGRRADWGSHRIEHELSAQYNITHGEGMAVVTVAWTKYMAEKKPWRLALLASRVFGVDSFNYSETERAYILSEKLAAFFKKLHLATSLAELKIDNKDFDAMAARATRNGKVGHYVPLDAAAIKDILKIAL; encoded by the coding sequence ATGATTGACTTCGAATATTATAATCCAGCAAAGATTGTTTTTGGCGAACATAGTGAACAGAAGTTAAAGTCGCTTTTGGCTGCGTACGGCGTGAAGTCGCTCCAGCTTGTTTACAGCGGAGACTTTATCAAGGCGCTCGGCATTTATGACGTGATCAAGGACGCTGTCAAGGAACTCGGGATTCGTTTTTCCGAAAACGGGAACGTGGTGCCGAATCCTTCGATTGACCTGGTACGCGAACTTGTGAAACAGGGCAAGGAAAATCAGGTGGACTTTGTGCTCGCCGTGGGTGGCGGAAGCTCCATTGATACGGCGAAGGCGGTGGCGCTTGGCATTCCGTACGATGGCGACGTGTGGGATTTCTTTGAAAAAGGCATCTCGCCCAAGCAGGTTTTGCCGATTGGCGTGATTGCAACGACAGCTTCGAGCGGTTCCGAGACTTCGAACGCGGCAATCCTTTCGAGCGGTGAATGGAAACTTGGTTTTGAAGATGACCGAATCATTCCGAAATTCGCCATTATGAACCCGAAATACACGGTAGGCCTGCCGGCGTACCAGACTTTCGTGGGAATTGCAGATGTTCTTTCGCACTTGCTGGAACGCTATTTCTCGGACGAAAAATATTCCGACACGACTGATTACCTGATTGAAGGCGCGATTCGTGCTTTGCTCGTGAATGCGGACAAACTCTTGAAAGATCAGAAGGATGTCAATGCCCGTGGTGAAATCCAGTGGCTCGCCAGTGTAGCCCACGGTGGATTCCTGGATGCGGGTCGTCGCGCGGACTGGGGATCGCACCGAATCGAACATGAACTTTCGGCACAGTACAACATCACTCACGGCGAAGGCATGGCTGTGGTGACTGTTGCCTGGACCAAGTACATGGCCGAGAAAAAGCCTTGGAGGCTTGCGCTCCTTGCGAGCAGAGTCTTCGGCGTGGATTCGTTTAACTATAGCGAAACGGAACGCGCTTACATTTTGTCTGAAAAGTTGGCAGCATTCTTCAAGAAGCTGCACCTCGCAACGAGCCTGGCAGAACTCAAGATTGACAACAAGGACTTTGACGCGATGGCTGCACGCGCAACGCGTAACGGCAAGGTTGGACACTATGTTCCGCTTGATGCTGCGGCGATCAAGGATATCTTGAAAATCGCTTTGTAG
- a CDS encoding O-acetylhomoserine aminocarboxypropyltransferase/cysteine synthase family protein yields the protein MTTQNKLHFETLQVHVGQEHADPTTDSRAVPIYQTTSYVFHSAQHAADRFALKDAGNVYGRINNSTQGVLEERIAALEGGVAALAVASGAAAITYAITALARKGDHVVAQRTVYGGTFNLLQHTLRDFGIETTFVDTHDLKAVEAAVKDNTKLIFIETLGNPHSDIPDIEAISEIAHKNKIPLVIDNTFGTPYLIRPLEHGADIVVHSATKFIGGHGTTLGGIIVDGGKFDWAASGKFPQFTEVNPSYGIPFTATGAAAYVIYVRTILLRDEGAAISPFNAFLLLQGVETLSLRLDRHVENTKKVIEFLTKHPKVTRVSHPSLPNHPDHKLYQKYFPNGGGSIFTFDIKGGQEEAFKFIDSLKIFSLLANVADVKSLVIHPYTTTHAELSPEELAAAEITPATIRVSIGTEHYEDIIADLENGFAAI from the coding sequence ATGACAACACAGAATAAGCTCCATTTTGAAACTCTCCAGGTTCACGTTGGCCAGGAACATGCAGATCCCACAACCGATTCTCGCGCAGTTCCCATCTACCAGACCACTTCCTACGTGTTCCATAGCGCTCAGCATGCCGCTGACCGTTTCGCCCTGAAGGACGCCGGTAACGTCTATGGCCGTATCAACAACTCTACGCAGGGCGTGCTCGAAGAACGTATCGCTGCCCTCGAAGGTGGTGTTGCCGCTCTCGCCGTCGCTTCCGGTGCAGCTGCCATTACCTACGCCATCACGGCTCTCGCCCGCAAGGGTGACCACGTGGTTGCACAGCGTACGGTTTACGGCGGTACCTTCAACCTGCTGCAGCACACGCTCCGCGACTTCGGTATCGAAACGACTTTCGTTGATACGCACGACCTGAAGGCTGTCGAAGCTGCCGTGAAGGACAACACGAAGCTTATCTTTATCGAAACGCTCGGCAACCCGCATTCCGACATCCCGGATATCGAAGCCATTTCCGAAATCGCCCACAAGAACAAGATTCCTCTGGTCATCGACAACACCTTCGGTACTCCGTACCTGATTCGCCCGCTTGAACACGGTGCCGACATTGTGGTGCATTCCGCTACTAAGTTTATCGGTGGCCACGGCACGACTCTCGGCGGTATCATCGTGGACGGCGGCAAGTTCGATTGGGCTGCATCCGGCAAGTTCCCGCAGTTCACCGAAGTGAACCCGAGCTACGGTATTCCTTTCACCGCAACGGGCGCCGCTGCTTACGTGATCTACGTTCGCACGATTCTCCTCCGCGACGAAGGCGCTGCAATTTCTCCGTTCAACGCATTCCTCCTGTTGCAGGGTGTCGAAACGCTTTCTCTCCGCCTGGATCGCCATGTGGAAAATACCAAGAAGGTTATCGAGTTCCTCACCAAGCATCCGAAGGTTACCCGCGTGAGCCACCCGAGCCTCCCGAATCATCCGGACCACAAGCTTTATCAGAAGTACTTCCCGAATGGTGGCGGTTCCATTTTCACCTTCGACATCAAGGGCGGTCAGGAAGAAGCCTTCAAGTTCATCGATAGCCTGAAGATCTTCAGTCTGCTTGCAAACGTTGCCGACGTGAAGAGCCTCGTGATTCACCCGTACACCACCACGCACGCCGAACTTTCTCCGGAAGAACTGGCTGCCGCCGAAATTACCCCGGCAACGATCCGCGTGTCTATCGGTACGGAACATTACGAAGACATTATCGCTGACCTCGAAAACGGTTTCGCAGCTATCTAA
- a CDS encoding Wadjet anti-phage system protein JetD domain-containing protein → MNLNSRQKLILEKLLHKYESSKTYKGENSVRQTFSILPTDVYPKYNDDFEDVNLIEDFEKELKNLESENLISTESRDRHIVKIIANSTDDYWPKVRNILGVKERKLQQQEELDFFRSFLSKNSVIVDFCKTQISRIEADKKAAYPLEESANIINLLDYILSDHPEILERELSIEVLHDSKKWEKIYRTKVCKILQESGSFHEIIDGLEETKEIYDTILENLNVYKNPSYIYFKGNAKIKFADGRIINVAQNKALALPSTEVSAIDEIDILNKSVMTVENLTSFNRVRGTNVFFLYLSGYHNSVKQILLKKIFDQNQHKNVSYYHFGDIDPDGFYILENLRKKTGIDFKPYCMDVENLEKYRNYAKPFESNDFKKAESLIALEKYVDIATYMLNNKVKLEQEIISWMNPEISI, encoded by the coding sequence ATGAATTTAAATAGTCGCCAAAAACTGATTCTTGAAAAGCTTTTGCATAAGTATGAGTCTAGCAAAACCTATAAAGGCGAAAATTCTGTTCGTCAGACGTTTTCCATATTGCCGACAGATGTTTATCCCAAATATAACGATGATTTTGAAGATGTAAATTTAATAGAGGATTTTGAAAAAGAGTTAAAGAATCTTGAATCTGAAAACCTGATTTCTACAGAAAGCAGGGACCGGCATATTGTAAAAATTATAGCCAATTCGACCGATGATTATTGGCCAAAAGTGCGCAATATTCTGGGTGTAAAAGAAAGAAAACTTCAACAACAAGAAGAGCTTGATTTTTTCAGAAGTTTTCTCTCAAAGAATTCTGTGATTGTCGATTTCTGCAAAACGCAAATCAGTCGTATCGAGGCGGATAAAAAGGCCGCATACCCTTTGGAAGAATCGGCTAATATCATAAATTTGCTTGATTACATCCTTTCTGATCATCCTGAAATACTAGAGCGAGAACTTTCTATCGAAGTTCTCCATGATTCCAAGAAATGGGAAAAAATCTATCGTACGAAAGTTTGCAAAATTCTTCAAGAAAGCGGGAGTTTTCATGAAATCATAGATGGTTTGGAGGAAACCAAAGAAATTTATGACACGATTTTGGAAAATTTGAACGTTTATAAAAATCCCTCTTATATCTATTTCAAAGGAAATGCGAAAATAAAGTTTGCAGATGGTAGAATAATAAACGTTGCGCAAAATAAGGCATTGGCCTTGCCCTCAACAGAAGTTAGCGCCATTGATGAAATTGACATTCTCAACAAATCTGTGATGACAGTCGAAAACTTGACCTCTTTTAATCGGGTTCGTGGAACAAATGTATTCTTCTTGTATTTGAGTGGTTATCATAACAGTGTCAAACAGATATTGCTGAAGAAAATATTCGACCAAAATCAACATAAAAATGTTTCGTATTATCATTTTGGAGACATTGATCCCGACGGGTTTTATATTCTTGAAAATCTTAGGAAAAAGACGGGAATAGATTTTAAGCCCTATTGTATGGATGTTGAAAATTTGGAAAAATATCGGAATTACGCCAAGCCTTTTGAATCAAATGACTTCAAAAAGGCGGAGTCTTTAATTGCACTTGAAAAATATGTTGATATTGCAACATATATGCTAAATAATAAGGTCAAGCTAGAACAGGAAATTATCAGTTGGATGAATCCTGAAATATCTATTTAA